The Streptomyces nitrosporeus genome includes a window with the following:
- a CDS encoding RICIN domain-containing protein, with protein sequence MSGTLRAALATGVGLAALIGGAAPVHADQHASSEILMTVQLQVKYKSKCLSVANGSLANGAHVVEADCDSSAENQIFGLRDAASGWEIVAKHSGRCVTYSPTGTAGVVQRWCNGSSDQQWSMSFIEDEAEPNRLTLRPDDAPDECLSMGGTPAGEEPVAYVMDCFDDLPSQEWKLLFI encoded by the coding sequence ATGTCCGGCACCCTCAGAGCCGCCCTCGCCACAGGCGTCGGCCTCGCCGCGCTCATCGGCGGCGCGGCCCCCGTCCACGCCGATCAGCACGCGTCGTCCGAGATCCTCATGACGGTCCAGTTGCAGGTCAAGTACAAGAGCAAGTGCCTCTCGGTCGCGAACGGAAGCCTGGCCAACGGGGCGCACGTGGTCGAGGCGGACTGCGACAGCAGCGCGGAGAACCAGATCTTCGGCCTGCGGGACGCCGCCTCCGGCTGGGAGATCGTGGCGAAGCACAGCGGCCGCTGCGTCACCTACTCCCCCACCGGCACCGCCGGCGTGGTGCAGCGCTGGTGCAACGGTTCCTCGGACCAGCAGTGGTCGATGTCGTTCATCGAGGACGAGGCCGAGCCGAACCGGCTGACGCTGCGTCCGGACGACGCACCCGACGAGTGCCTGTCCATGGGCGGGACCCCCGCGGGGGAGGAGCCGGTCGCCTACGTCATGGACTGCTTCGACGACCTGCCCAGCCAGGAGTGGAAGCTGCTCTTCATCTGA
- a CDS encoding SMP-30/gluconolactonase/LRE family protein translates to MRRLPIRPLATLTALGALALTGCGTQTAGPAGDRSTASGADRTIRAHELMQVTKVHEETGMTLLEGPVFDEDGRLLLVDVTAPAGKPKVMRVDVARKTARAVHTDGRGAYTSAQFSPYDGRLYLTDYAHGEIVSLAPDGGDPRVFFSGEVDGAQMNPDDLAFDGEGNLYVSDSRGLSEGKARGRVVRVGRDGEEATVLADDLAATNGISFDADYRGLWFSELTENRISYLGLDAEGRVTSRHTAIRVDGGIAQTDSIAVDADGNLYQGLHGRPAMAVYSPHGERLATVEIPGRAEGLESATNIAITPGGTKAYMTVSGPAGGYLYTFEALAQGIRQSNGG, encoded by the coding sequence ATGCGACGACTTCCGATCCGGCCCCTTGCCACGCTCACCGCCCTCGGCGCCCTGGCCCTCACCGGATGCGGTACGCAGACGGCCGGCCCCGCAGGCGACCGGAGCACCGCCTCCGGCGCGGACCGGACCATCCGCGCCCACGAACTGATGCAGGTGACGAAGGTGCACGAGGAGACCGGGATGACCCTGCTGGAGGGCCCGGTGTTCGACGAGGACGGCAGGCTGCTCCTGGTGGACGTCACCGCGCCCGCGGGCAAGCCGAAGGTGATGCGCGTCGACGTGGCGAGGAAGACGGCACGCGCGGTCCACACGGACGGGCGGGGCGCCTACACCTCGGCGCAGTTCAGCCCGTACGACGGACGGCTCTACCTGACCGACTACGCCCACGGCGAGATCGTGAGCCTGGCACCGGACGGCGGCGATCCGCGGGTCTTCTTCTCCGGCGAGGTCGACGGGGCGCAGATGAACCCGGACGACCTCGCCTTCGACGGGGAGGGGAACCTGTACGTCAGCGATTCGCGCGGCCTGTCCGAAGGGAAGGCGCGGGGCCGCGTGGTGCGCGTCGGGCGTGACGGCGAGGAGGCCACGGTGCTGGCCGACGATCTGGCCGCGACCAACGGCATCTCCTTCGACGCGGACTACCGGGGGCTGTGGTTCAGCGAACTCACCGAGAACCGGATCTCCTACCTGGGCCTCGACGCGGAGGGCCGGGTGACGTCCCGGCACACCGCGATCCGGGTCGACGGCGGGATCGCCCAGACCGACTCGATCGCCGTGGACGCGGACGGCAACCTCTACCAGGGGCTCCACGGCCGGCCCGCGATGGCCGTGTACAGCCCGCACGGTGAGCGCCTGGCGACCGTCGAGATCCCCGGCCGCGCCGAGGGGCTCGAATCGGCGACGAACATCGCGATCACCCCCGGCGGCACCAAGGCGTACATGACCGTCAGCGGACCCGCGGGCGGCTACCTGTACACCTTCGAGGCACTGGCACAGGGCATCCGGCAGTCCAACGGAGGCTGA
- a CDS encoding AbfB domain-containing protein has product MNTSHIAPRRTRMRLTRGIVTVTALATVAGTVGLSTASAQPAGTVVQAAGIGTTDLQRVDAAAVVRLDPTADVLLLSDYDFIHALWQKARDGGELFDSVRTAAEEALSSTAAADHVRYIVTGIHEAYRLDQQRERDKAEAERAARLAKSQALLAIGIPSTPELLALTDDNFIRAVAKHSASGPEVRSAALQALLGEPADWQEFIINGAREAHKRDVLRELEELAEQDRLEAERRRELAARTNAAALFRLAPSEAMLALGDDNFIRELLRLAPADLAGSELYAEGQRAVLSSDPAVWKAYIHTGAEEAYKRDDEARRQKIAEANRKLALQIQAAAENGGVNPNLVAAARKALAGTDEAVAEFLKEDNLYRARRQSIQMNDAALSGWYARQSGVDGGLGFIGPVSASSKPADREDATWVVVPALASKPGCYSFESARKPGYYLKGDDPGLRVRMAPDDRSAAFKQNATWCAVKGQSGSGTSFVWGTGTVQRSLRHIDGDLYAAQNYGTAEGNLAATWKISPPLAP; this is encoded by the coding sequence ATGAACACCAGTCACATCGCCCCTCGGCGTACACGGATGAGACTCACCCGTGGCATCGTCACCGTCACCGCGCTGGCGACCGTCGCCGGCACGGTCGGACTGAGCACCGCCTCGGCCCAGCCCGCCGGCACGGTGGTCCAGGCGGCCGGCATCGGCACGACCGACCTCCAGAGGGTCGACGCCGCGGCGGTCGTCCGCCTCGACCCGACCGCGGACGTACTCCTGCTCAGCGACTACGACTTCATCCACGCGCTGTGGCAGAAGGCCAGGGACGGGGGCGAACTCTTCGACTCGGTGCGCACGGCCGCCGAGGAGGCGCTGAGCAGCACCGCCGCCGCCGACCACGTGCGGTACATCGTCACCGGCATCCACGAGGCGTACCGGCTCGACCAGCAGCGGGAGCGGGACAAGGCCGAGGCCGAACGGGCGGCCAGGCTGGCCAAGTCCCAGGCACTGCTGGCGATCGGCATCCCCAGCACCCCGGAACTGCTGGCGCTCACCGACGACAACTTCATCCGCGCGGTCGCCAAGCACTCCGCCTCCGGACCCGAGGTGCGGTCGGCGGCTCTCCAGGCACTGCTCGGCGAGCCCGCCGACTGGCAGGAGTTCATCATCAACGGCGCGCGCGAGGCCCACAAGCGCGACGTGCTCCGGGAACTGGAGGAACTCGCCGAGCAGGACCGCCTGGAGGCCGAGCGGCGCAGGGAACTCGCCGCCCGTACGAACGCCGCCGCGCTGTTCCGTCTCGCCCCGTCCGAGGCCATGCTCGCCCTCGGTGACGACAACTTCATCCGGGAGCTGCTCCGGCTCGCCCCCGCGGACCTGGCCGGCAGCGAGCTCTACGCCGAGGGGCAGCGCGCGGTCCTCAGCTCCGACCCGGCGGTGTGGAAGGCGTACATCCACACCGGTGCCGAGGAGGCGTACAAGCGTGACGACGAGGCCCGCCGCCAGAAGATAGCCGAGGCCAACCGCAAGCTGGCCCTCCAGATCCAGGCCGCCGCCGAGAACGGCGGGGTGAACCCCAACCTGGTGGCGGCCGCGAGGAAGGCGCTGGCGGGCACCGACGAGGCCGTCGCCGAGTTCCTCAAGGAGGACAACCTGTACCGGGCGCGGCGCCAGTCCATCCAGATGAACGACGCCGCGCTGTCGGGCTGGTACGCGCGCCAGTCCGGCGTGGACGGCGGCCTGGGCTTCATCGGCCCGGTGAGCGCCTCCTCCAAGCCGGCCGACCGCGAGGACGCCACCTGGGTCGTCGTTCCCGCGCTCGCCAGCAAGCCCGGCTGCTACTCCTTCGAGTCGGCCCGCAAGCCGGGTTACTACCTGAAGGGCGACGACCCCGGCCTCCGGGTGCGCATGGCGCCCGACGACCGGAGCGCGGCGTTCAAGCAGAACGCCACCTGGTGCGCCGTCAAGGGGCAGTCCGGTTCGGGCACGTCCTTCGTCTGGGGCACGGGCACGGTGCAGCGCTCGCTGCGCCACATCGACGGAGACCTCTACGCGGCCCAGAACTACGGGACCGCGGAGGGCAACCTGGCCGCCACCTGGAAGATCTCCCCTCCGCTCGCCCCCTGA
- a CDS encoding TetR/AcrR family transcriptional regulator, with protein sequence MTQPLVPDERRPANGGPKAAARNRTALIAAAREIYAAYGLDAPLSAIARRAGVGQGVLYRHFPDRAALAGAVLDENVRQIEQAAAARDALFTDVLGVLTWHVTESAAFLGLLHAGGAVGRSEALVYALGLSERVERALRDLLPKGHRLGAGNDLMLAVAMVSGAVAGPTREDRERRALDAWRLLGVEVGPVRPFGG encoded by the coding sequence ATGACTCAGCCCCTTGTGCCCGATGAGCGGCGGCCCGCGAACGGCGGGCCGAAAGCAGCCGCCCGTAACCGGACAGCTCTGATCGCCGCCGCACGGGAGATCTACGCGGCGTACGGGCTGGACGCCCCGCTCTCCGCGATCGCGCGCCGGGCCGGGGTCGGGCAGGGGGTGCTGTACCGGCACTTCCCCGACCGGGCGGCCCTGGCGGGCGCGGTGCTGGACGAGAACGTCCGGCAGATCGAACAGGCGGCCGCGGCCCGGGACGCGCTCTTCACGGACGTCCTCGGCGTGCTGACCTGGCACGTGACGGAGTCGGCGGCCTTCCTGGGTCTGCTGCACGCGGGCGGGGCCGTCGGCCGCTCCGAGGCGCTCGTGTACGCCCTGGGCCTGTCGGAGCGGGTCGAGCGTGCCCTGCGGGACCTCCTCCCGAAGGGGCATCGGCTGGGCGCGGGGAACGACCTCATGCTCGCCGTCGCCATGGTCTCCGGTGCCGTCGCCGGCCCCACCCGCGAGGACCGGGAGCGCCGGGCGCTGGATGCCTGGCGGCTGCTCGGTGTCGAGGTGGGACCGGTACGGCCCTTCGGCGGATGA